Proteins encoded by one window of Cloeon dipterum chromosome 4, ieCloDipt1.1, whole genome shotgun sequence:
- the LOC135942165 gene encoding uncharacterized protein LOC135942165, whose amino-acid sequence MMRMLLKITIRRASFSLLGEIADERELFQTDRCCEVVEKDLRCCVSVAATQAEGEDIYFCRYRLEMNYAFKLPVDFVSGLKCSGGRAWWKIGNAKVVASGINGQPTVEYLGMMISRHTCVAVECEKQELLSIMRVEGIILPEGVKAGSSRSACKIRLRAAAFERDGNAKAENTLILTNCSRIVPLSRVQRVVQVFFAASRKEMMFTPTTSFTGVPSFSCCAVKEAESGRVQEIGHPAKYQIMAAISSGPRRPLRCLDLFAGCGGMSVGLEMSSLTRTLWAVDSNEIACSTFKRNFPQASVYCDYVEHWLQQVKRLGQGLPQQGEVEVIIGGPPCQGFSQCNRQKKSKRASMNISQTGIFMEVVKFLKPRFFIMENVKEIVTHDKGKHLREALKTALDHGYQARMMVLLADDFGVPQLRQRFFLVGALGNEELPDIPRRTHLSGRKCHKLQCGSCPLDFSTEEPAIFGPVTVRDAISDLKDLETTLGAKPYPLVQSAYQAKMRRGSDRVKLHRMVKPLSRVDQVRISKIKPGEDWSVLLTEPADQCGLQGTNLAPSMLSRTGPRNGWWKGAYGRLEWNKKFKTIIASQNLASKSGTLIHPQVDRTITLREIARAQSFPDNFVFRGTPRAIQRLIGNAVPPLLAECIGFSFQQ is encoded by the exons ATGATGAGGATgctgttaaaaattacaattaggCGGGCTTCGTTCTCTTTACTTGGAGAAATAGCGGATGAGAGGGAACTGTTCCAAACCGATAGATGCTGCGAGGTAGTGGAAAAGGATCTGAGGTGCTGTGTAAGTGTTGCTGCCACACAAGCTGAAGGGGAAGACATATACTTCTGTAGATACAG gttgGAAATGAATTACGCATTCAAGCTGCCAGTCGATTTTGTGTCCGGGTTGAAATGCTCCGGTGGAAGGGCGTGGTGGAAAATTGGCAATGCAAAAGTTGTGGCTAGCGGAATTAATGGTCAACCCACAGTGGAGTATTTAGGCATGATGATCTCAAGACACACTTGTGTTGCCGTTGAATGTGAAAAACAAGAGCTGCTCTCAATTATGAGGGTTGAAGGCATCATTCTACCGGAGGGTGTGAAGGCAGGTAGTTCAAGATCTGCTTGTAAAATCAGGCTGAGGGCTGCAGCATTTGAAAGGGATGGAAATGCCAAGGCTGAAAATACGTTAATTCTCACAAATTGTT CCCGCATCGTTCCACTGAGTCGTGTTCAGCGCGTTGTGCAGGTCTTCTTTGCTGCAAGCAGGAAGGAAATGATGTTTACTCCAACAACGAGCTTCACAGGCGTTCCATCCTTCTCGTGTTGTGCGGTGAAAGAAGCTGAATCTGGTCGCGTGCAAGAAATTGGTCACCctgcaaaatatcaaatcatgGCTGCTATTTCAAGTGGCCCTCGCAGACCTCTGCGCTGCCTTGATCTGTTCGCTGGCTGCGGAGGAATGAGTGTCGGGCTTGAAATGAGTTCGCTGACCAGAACCTTGTGGGCAGTGGATTCAAATGAAATAGCCTGCAGCACATTCAAGCGAAATTTTCCACAGGCTAGCGTATATTGCGATTATGTCGAGCATTGGCTGCAGCAAGTGAAAAGA TTGGGACAAGGTTTACCACAGCAGGGTGAGGTGGAGGTCATTATCGGCGGTCCTCCATGTCAAGGATTTTCTCAGTGCAACAGGCAGAAGAAAAGCAAGAGAGCATCAATgaat ATCAGCCAGACTGGAATATTCATGGAAGTAGTGAAATTTCTCAAGCCCCGTTTCTTCATCATGGAAAATGTGAAGGAAATTGTTACACATGACAAGGGGAAGCATCTCAGGGAAGCTCTAAAAACCGCTCTGGACCACGGTTACCAGGCGAGGATGATGGTGCTTCTAGCTGATGATTTTGGAGTACCTCAACTTAGGCAGAG atttttcctTGTTGGGGCTCTTGGCAATGAAGAACTCCCTGACATCCCGCGGAGAACACACCTGTCTGGAAGGAAGTGCCACAAGCTGCAGTGCGGCAGTTGCCCATTG GATTTCTCTACTGAAGAGCCTGCAATTTTTGGACCTGTTACTGTCCGGGATGCAATTAGTGACCTGAAGGACTTGGAGACCACACTCGGGGCGAAACCATACCCGCTTGTGCAGTCTGCCTATCAGGCAAAG ATGCGCCGAGGCAGTGATAGAGTTAAACTTCATAGGATGGTAAAACCACTATCTCGAGTAGACCAGGTCAGAATAAGCAAGATCAAGCCTGGAGAGGACTGGTCTGTTTTGCTGACTGAGCCTGCAGATCAATG CGGGCTGCAAGGAACAAATCTGGCTCCAAGCATGCTTTCCAGAACAGGGCCACGCAATGGCTGGTGGAAGGGCGCCTATGGACGGCTCGAGTggaacaagaaatttaaaactataattgCCTCGCAAAATTTGGCATCAAAGAGTGGAACCCTAATTCACCCACAAGTTGACCGGACCATTACGCTGAGGGAAATCGCTCGCGCCCAGTCATTTCCAGACAACTTTGTCTTCAGAGGCACCCCAAGGGCAATTCAGAGGCTG ATTGGAAATGCTGTGCCACCCCTACTGGCAGAGTGCATTGGTTTCTCGTTTCAGCAATGA